Proteins co-encoded in one Euleptes europaea isolate rEulEur1 chromosome 1, rEulEur1.hap1, whole genome shotgun sequence genomic window:
- the PRR13 gene encoding proline-rich protein 13: protein MWNPNTGQPGAYPGAAYPPNPASYPAGSNPAYPPAVNPGFPPGPVPAGSYPVPPVGIPGQPAYPPGHSIQPLYPGHQPGYPVPPGGSYLPPAPGMPGGMGVNPLLPGGVAMGTCVLDKKAEKKMRKKMKKAHKMHKPHKLHGKHSSSSSSSDSD from the exons ATGTGGAATCCCAATACAG gccagCCTGGTGCCTACCCTGGGGCAGCCTATCCTCCCAACCCTGCTTCCTACCCTGCTGGCTCCAATCCTGCATATCCTCCAGCGGTGAATCCTGGTTTCCCCCCAGGCCCTGTGCCTGCTGGCTCATACCCCGTCCCCCCAGTAGGGATCCCCGGCCAGCCTGCCTACCCCCCGGGCCATTCTATTCAGCCACTGTATCCCGGTCACCAGCCTGGCTACCCTGTCCCACCTGGTGGCTCCTACCTTCCGCCTGCTCCGGGGATGCCCGGAGGGATGGGGGTTAATCCTTTGCTGCCTGGAGGTGTTGCCATGGGCACCTGTGTGTTGGATAAGAAGGCGGagaagaagatgaggaagaagatgaagaaggctCACAAGATGCACAAACCGCACAAGCTGCACGGCAAG CATTCCTCCTCTTCCAGCAGTAGCGATTCTGACTGA